aatattttaagtttatttttgtaaaaaaaactattatatattGATACTTATATACATGTGTTTGTGTCTCTCTCTCATGGGGGACTTAAATGGATGTTTCTTTTACATACTTTCATCACTGTCTCACATAGTTTTCTGTCttaagtaatttaataactgcatgaaaaaagaaagaaaaagaggaacTTGTTGTAATGGCTAGTCAAACTTTATGTTAAAAACTTTACTAGTATAGGATTTCGGACAAAGTGGAAAGTAAAATGACATAAAAGAGAAAGGTCAAATTTGGTTTTGGTCTTCTATTATACTTAAAATTGAGGTTTAATTTCTGTATTTTGATTTAGTgtaattttatccttttatgttagttcaattaattaaaaaagttagactatttcacttaaaatgctgatgtaaaattttctttaaaatacatatttcaaTATAGAAAAATCCAAGTCAACataatgaattgaaatgtgtagctttaaaaaaatccaagattaatattttaatgagttATGGACTGACTAatgaagttataaaattaatgatcaaagggttaatataattttgatcCCTCAAACTTGGTAATCAGATCCACTTTGGTTTATGTATTTTTTGCTCATTTTAGTACCTAAATTTAATAACTagattcattttagtccctaaacttgggTTCTTTAAAAGTGTGATAATATGACACCCATCatttgaaactttaaaaaatctatttttattttttattttttagcttatatacatgtttaaatttttaggtaATGATGTGGTACAATTTTAGACTGCCACACCCTTACACTTTTACAAAATTCAAGTTCAGGTATCAAAGTGGACCTAGTTACtaaatttaagtatcaaattggAAAACAAAAGGTACGGGTATTAAAGTGAACCTAGCTGCtaaatttaagggtaaaaaCATGCATTAGCCCAAGACCAAATTATACCAGAatataatgatttaagttttatatttaaggGAGGGACCTaaaccataatttaaccaaaaatatataGGTACCGAAGTAGACCTAGTAACTAAATTCAAGGGTTAAAAGTTACATTAACCCAAGACCAAATTATGCCAACgtaaagtataaagactaaaatctaaatttgagCATATTAGAAGGaccaaaaaaagaatttaaccaaaaagaAATGTGGTTTTTGGGAAGGGTTTCGGGTCGTAGGAGAAAGAGGAAAGAGAGATTGCAATTAATGGAAAAAAGAGAGGGATCCAAAGATGGGTGTTGAACCCACTGATCACATACTTAAAGTAGGAAAAGACAAAGGTTTTTCTGGTCCTCAGAAGTATAGAAGCCCCATTGATACAAACATTTCAAACCCAACATTTTTAGTctgtttttctctcttttatttcgcTTTCATCGATTACCTCAACCCTTTTGGAATTTTTTGAATTCACCCTTTTACTTTGTAAATCAAAACCATAATCATAATAATGGAGATTATGTGTTATATCTTAGctttttttgtaataatattcATAAGTTACACTCACAATTAGTTAATTCCTTCAACATGTTTGCGATTCCTTCAACTCTTGTTATAGTGAATACGTGAAGTGTCTTATGCTTTTAACCGTGTTGTAGAGTGAAATTTGAATCCATAACGGTAAAAGTATAATATACGCTCTTGTATTAGGAGACGAATTGTATTTTGTCCCCTCTATTAAAAACTGAGTAAATTAGTCTctgtacattagattaaagaaaaaattgatctttctattaaaatttcatctatttctattgttaaaaactggttATATACATCAATATAAGGTACATGTGACACTCCACGTGTAACTGTATAGCTATTCCGTCAGTTATAATCTAATTTACAAAAGATCAATTTgctatttaatctaatttacaaggattaatttatttatttttaagtaaaaaaaattataatttaacttctAATATAAGAATctccatgatatttttaccaCCGATAAGCTCTAATTAGACCTTTTCTTTAGTACATGAACTAAGAAATCTTTTCTTTAGTATTAAAGCATGGATGTACTTATCAGTCATTAATGGAAACGAACCACCCCTTGAGAAGTTGTCTATGAATGCAGGCTATATAGCCAGAGACTTCCTcagcttttttttctctctctctccctctctccTGTATTAATGCaggtgtatatatgtatatgaaactgTAACATACATATATTATCAGAATCATAAATAGAGTGAACTATAAGCAAGAGCATGAACAATAAATTGCACCAAtgagaaactaaagaaaaatagaagcatCAAAGATAAAAGTGTTTTGAGATTCCTTTTGAACTTCAAATCACCTGCATTGATGTTGGCGTGAAGAAGAAGGGGcactaaatttatatacaaaGATAGTCTCTCTCCCATCCCCCCAAAGTGAGTTTGCATTTTCTTTCTAATTCAAAATTGAGTAATTTAGGTTtgtacaattagataaaaatacaaatggatctttttgttaaaaaaattatttatatctatagTTAAAAATTGATCTTTGTACACTAACGTACACGTGACATATTACATGTCACTGTTTGATTACTCCATTAGCTACgctaatttttaatagtacaaatgaatgaaaattttaagaggaTGAAATTGCTATAAAGATTaacttatctattttttaaatagaaaagataaaatGCAATCTTTAACTAGTACAGGGTGGatgatatttttacctaaaaagaAGCTATCATGTAGAAGAAGGCATAAGATTCAACCCTATATCATCTTTTTCTAAGACCAAACGAGCCTTATGAGTCTCCATGTTAGCTGCTGTTGAACCACCATATTCAGGGTGTAACCTTTTCTTGGATTGTAAAGGGACACCGAAGAGCTTTGTCTTGTTGTTGTTTGGTTCTTCATTTAAGACTTGAACTTGGGGTGTTGGACTATTTGGATAATACCCAAAGTGGTGCTGGTTTGGAGCACAAAGGAGCAAAGAAGGAGAATATGAATTACTTGGAGTGACTGGTTTAACATGGTTTTGAACAAAGTAGATGATATCATTGTAAAGCTTTTTCATATGTGCTAATTCAGAGATGAGTAAATTGTTGCTTCTTCTTAACCTTTCATTGTCTTCTGATAAAGCTGTAACCGAGCTGTTGTTATAGCTTCCTCCACCGCCGGTGGTTGAAGAAAGTGGTGGTGAGTCACACCAGTTGGTTGTTTGTTCATCTGAGTCAGGTGGTGAAATGCTAACTCGGCTTGGAAATGGAAGGTAACCATAATGAGTATTATTAACCATAGGTGACTGTGGGTGTAAATGACGGTGGTGGTGGTTGTAGTGGTTTAACGCCGCCGTCACTTGTGGCTGAGCTGTTTTCCTTCTATGGATCTCACAAAGCAAGTGTTTTTCACCTTTCTTGAAGTACTCATTGGCGAATTCCCATCTATCCGGTACAATCttcctaaaaccctaaaacaaaaccaaaaataaaaaacaacaatGAAAACTTCAGATTCATTACAAAACatagaaagaagaaaaggggtttgagtttgtttttttgttattacGTAAGTGTTGAGTTGTCTCACAAAGCTAGAGAAATTATTGTGCTTGAAGTAATTAGGAAGAAGATCACGAGCAAACTCGGGTGGCCGCCATACAACAAAAGTAGTATCATCTTCACCCCATGAAACAATGTGATCGGTGGTGGGATCGTCGACAAGTTGGTAAGTTTTGGTTAAAAATGGAGCTGGTACTGGTTTGTGTGAGTCAAGTGATAGTAATATGCCTTCACAATTATCAAGCATTAAAGCCATTGAAAAGCCAAGAGGAAGAGGATGGTGATGGGGAGATTTTAATGGGGGTTTTTTGGATTTGTTTTTGTTACTATTTAATTATGTGAAAACTGGGATATGCAGTGAGTGAGAGAGAATGTAAAAAAAGGGGTTTCAAGGCAAACCCGTGACCCTTACAACTCACCTCTTTTCCTATGTTTATGGTCTGACAGTAGATCCCGCGCACACCCACTTCAAATGTGAGGCATAAGGGGATGGGTACATGCAATCTGCCTTTCTGAATTTACAATGTAGCCCTTTCCTTTTACCTCCAACTGCATCTAGAACTACATTGGATTGGACTTGAGATTAAAGGTCAGTTTATCATTAGGGTTAACAAAATACAATGAAAAGTTTTACAATGGATTAGTTTATTATTGAAGTTGAAAAGTGTCTTGAggaatttgatattgtttaCAATTGATATCAAAAAGTGATTTAGAGAagataaaatattcattttagatATGACATTGTAAAGTGAAGATTTAACAGGGATAAAAAAACGTAATTTCATTGAAATTCACTTTTTCAAGAGGtagaagttaaaaattttggcttGGTTAAAATCTCggtttaaaatcaaattttggttTGAGAAGCTACTTATTTACGGGTtggaaaattcttttttcaacttcaatggtAAATAAAATCAATGTTCATCATTGTTGTCAAAAAttacttttcaaaaaataaaatgttcatttaaaaattatgttgtaaAGTAAAAGATATGCTGAACTTCTTTAACAaagataaaaattcataatttgcttttaaaaatgGCTTGTTAACCATTGTTTTTGACATAAAACAAAGCCTAACTTCAAGTCTAgagcatttaaaataaaattttcgaaATTTTACTACCATCTCAATCAACAACATATTacacaataaacaaataatcaaattaatgaTTACATGGAAAAGTATATTAGGGTAATATGGTAAGAACCATAGAAACCTTTTGAATGTTCTAATGCATGAgcatgataaaaaagaaaagcaaggaAAGGAAAGGGCATTTCACACTTTCACTTCACGTCAAACGAGCCttcactttttatttctttttaatttcctttttgattttcattttgtagCTTTCCTTGTGTCGTTTAATATAACATCGAAGCcaacacaattttaatatataataatgtttatatgtatatatgtgtatgtatatatatgaaaaaaggCAAAGGATACAACATGGAAGTACGTGATGGGATTTTAAAGGCTGTTGTCGTTGACGACATTTCttcttattctttaattttcttcttccattttcttttttctctttcgaCTTCTTCTTCTTAACATTACTCTTTGCTTTCGTAATATtccaaacttcaaaaacatatatacatatatattatgtaaatataGATGCTCTTTGTTCACTGCTGCCTTTACTGACTAGTTACTTgcaattgtttttcttttttctgtttgCTTTGCCTTTTTCATCTTAAATttggcttttctttttcttcttttgcttacGTGTCTCTAAGTTGATTCAATTATTGCACCTAAAAGTTTATCTCATAGTGGTGGTTCAAGTCTTATGAGATAATTTGTTGGTGGAGTTGGACATTACGTTGTTTAAGAGAGTACATCGAATAATGAGAATGGAAGGGTGATGTTCTCAAAGAAAATAACCGAGTTGTTGACTGTTTGGCTGAGTTGAGTTTAGGTGGGAGGACAGGCTTATAGATTTATGATGAAGTCTCTAAATCAAGATAAAACTAGGGGTGCTTTCAatctttgtttgtttttaccacacacacaaaaaaaaggtTATCTCATAATAAAATTgaggttttaaaaaatatagataaaaaagTATGAGGTTATTGTAATAGAAGTTAAATTGTATTTGGTttcatttactaaaaaaaaatagtctctgtacattaaattaaagagaaaattagtcatttcgttaaaattttcattaaattctattgttaaaaaaatgacGTGATTGATGAAATAACCATAGCTACACGTGACACGTCATGTGTACCTCATGTTGACatataagaataaatttttagcaatagaaatggatagaattattaatgaaagaccaatttttctttgatctaatgtataaggactaatttgctcatttttagtAGAgagagcaaaatgcaatctaactcttaGTATAAGAACCTTCATGCTACATTTTacaataaatgtcaaatttaactTCCACTTTATGTAAATTGTATATAGGTTTCGAGTATATAGTTATTAAGGTTTAATTCTCATTGgctcttttatatttattatggtttaaatttaaaatgtttttttcatAATCATTCAAATGTATTAATTGTAATTGTCACctcttcaaatatatatattttcatcaaggtcaaaacatattatttatcttttgtatttggtcgaagtttcaatttaatctaatatactTAATAAGTTGAAAGTtacttttttaatcaaaattttagtacAATCAACGACACAATTAGtattttctattgaaaatttgaacTCTTATGATTCGATATCGTAGTGAGTGTAGTGGTAATACATATTGTATATTCAAAAGGAAAACGCAAGTTCGAACTTTGAAGATTATATTATTAAGAGGAtgacatataaaacttaaacttAAACTGTAAGACTGATataaagaatacaaaaaaatactaattacaataTACATTATAATCTGttttacttataaatattttaattgaattagtaccgtaaattaattcaacaacttaattaaaaaagaattaaaaaataaattttattataaagatATTCACCGAACATTTATAATTTACCATTGTGATGGGGGATTTTTACTGCAAACAAAGGGTCAAAATTTAAAGAAGGATTGCATGAAAACCATATGGCAATGAGTGGACTGTGAGAGATCCTATAAAAGTGTGAGAGACGGATTCGTTTTTGTGATAAGGCAATAAAGAGAGTAGGTCCAAagccagaaaaagaaaaaaaaatgatgagtAATTATTTCACCAATATACTCAACTcattaatgattatttttatgtataatattttataacttgttttttttttccttatttttcaaGATTCATACTCATTAATCAAAGATCGAGGAAACACAAAAGCGGTGAAAGGTGGATAATTTCAGGGTATGTTCTTAACTATGTAAATTTAAAAGAGGCATTTAATGAGAATGAAGAATATACTGCACAAATTTTCTTCTTGGTAAATTAAAAACgtgaaattataatttgaatgttgTTACTTAGTGGGTGATTCTTTTGGAATCTTTTGATGGGTCAATACTGTAGTATTAGattggtttttttaataatcGAAGATATTGATTCTAATATTTTGTTGAGAATTAGTGTATTGTAAGTATGTGCTCGGTAGGGCTTGTTTTACAGAGTCAAGTTCAAGGGGTACCTTGGTTGAAGGTAAGTGACCTATATGTTGAAAATATATTACTacaagtgtaaatatgaaattaagttgagtgtaaataaataaagcaatcaCTGTGTTGTGAAAGAATTATTGTTTTAGAAGTAAATTCTCTTTGATTAGTGTAATCGTATAGTGGATGTCGCCCCCCAAGGTTAACACAGTACTCCAACATTCGTATACCTGAATAAAGAAGGTGGAACACAATTCCTATTGCTCTTCTCAAAGGAATCGAAACCGAAAAAATAAAAGCAGCTGGTCGGAAATctgattgaaaaataaactgGAAGAAAACCAGTGAAACCACACTAGGTTCAATTtccaggaaagattggaggggtcacagatGGTCTTGATTAAAACCCAATCTCCTAGATAAATTTCCCTCTTGTGTAATTTTGCAGAACACCAGAATTTAGAGAACAGAAGGATAAGAGAGATTGTTTTTCTCTTATTGTGTTCTATCAAAAATAAGGAGGATGACctcttatttatattattttttgaaggGAAAAACGGTAAATTTACAGAATCAATTTCCTAGAAAATCTAAACAATCAGATTCTGACTTTGTTAAATAGTaactatttaatatatatatatatatatatatcaatttctTTGCATTACCAACACTATATACCTTAGTTTTGGTTGTTTGAGTCCCTGCACACCTAGTTGAGTTCCATCATTATTCATACAAACTATATTGACATCTCTCTTGAGTCTTGTAAGTCCACCAACTGAGGCGCTCCCGGCTTTGTGAGCTAGACCTTCAAGCACATGCCCATGGTACTCTGACTCTCAACCAAGTATGTGAGACAAAACCTCTGCCAGGGGACAATACCTTCAATTGTTGGGGGACCGATCGACTGCTTGATGGACAACACTTTTAAGACTTCTCCCGAAAGAGTTATTTCCCCTCAAGAAGCATATGTTAGGtcaaattctattattaatacTATGCATATATAAGTTGTAGATATAGCCCCTATTTTtcgatttaataattttagtctttatactttttgaaatttcaatattgaccCAAAATGGTAGTTGTTCATTCCATTAATGATGTGACTTTTCTGCGagtattatgtgaaaatagtaaattgaaatgacaATACACAAGTAATAACATATTGACCGcgtaaatttttgaaaataacatacTTTAACAACCACCATTTAATAAAATtgcaatttcaaaattcaaaaattattatattaaaaatataaattaaattcataatttacacataatacaaaactaaaaacaaaatccaattgagtaaaaatcataatcCATACATTTTTTAATGGCAGAAGACCAAAATTATAAGACTTTCATGTTCTTTTGACTGTTTGCTATTTATTATCATATAGTTTATTAGTTATATTACGTACTTCCCAATGCAATTTCATGCAAGTGGtaaatataaccaaaatataaaaatttgtatctacagcaaaaatacaaaaattacatgTGACAGTACTGGAAATACATCTAATGTTTCATGTTTTTTGGtattaattatctaaaataaacCTAACCCAGTCAAaatctttttatataaatattatttacatatattaacATATCAACCACAATAATCTCTACTGAATCAAGCTAACTACCCGACCCTTAAACAGtttattttaaagttgaataataaatttacttgCGAATTACCTATAATATAATGTTTGGCTAGATAATTTAACCatgttatatttttctattattttatatgtaccataataaaatatacgactttaataaatttcaagttgtgactttgaaaatgcCCTGAACTCGAATTATCGTTATAAAaagtgatgaaaataaaaataatcaataaaattaaagctttatggtatttttatattaaaaaagaagattATTTACTTTCAAAAGAAACCTATCCACTTGaagattttaatcaaattacattttcaactagcttttcaTCATTAAAAGGAAAAACTCCCACCTTATATGAAGTATTATCTTTTCACCTAGAAGATTCGAGTTTAAGTATACtaagttaaattatttccaGAATTAAATTATCGTAACACTTCAATGAATTGAGACTTGAATATatctaaacttaaattaaaataaatttattcaacaaCCACATATATTAAgacttaaatcaaaataaaatttggttagACATAATTTATAAAGACGAGACTTTAAATCTGAAATTTCAAAGTTCTCGGAATTTCATCCTTATCATTCAATCGAGCTTCTTTAGCATCATATTTATCAAAACGGATTAAATGTATTACATTATCACCACCAAGAGGTTAAGAGAAGTGACAATGAACTTTGTCCCCATGCATGTCAATCAAGCTATTGGTTCAATAGTAAACATGTGTGAGTTTCAAGTTGATTAGAATGAAATCTAAGATtcaatatttgtatttgtaaaCATTTTCTCCCTTCTTCTATTGTAATGTATTTCTTCACTTgcataagaaaa
This genomic stretch from Gossypium raimondii isolate GPD5lz chromosome 6, ASM2569854v1, whole genome shotgun sequence harbors:
- the LOC105774501 gene encoding heat stress transcription factor B-4 isoform X2; this encodes MALMLDNCEGILLSLDSHKPVPAPFLTKTYQLVDDPTTDHIVSWGEDDTTFVVWRPPEFARDLLPNYFKHNNFSSFGFRKIVPDRWEFANEYFKKGEKHLLCEIHRRKTAQPQVTAALNHYNHHHRHLHPQSPMVNNTHYGYLPFPSRVSISPPDSDEQTTNWCDSPPLSSTTGGGGSYNNSSVTALSEDNERLRRSNNLLISELAHMKKLYNDIIYFVQNHVKPVTPSNSYSPSLLLCAPNQHHFGYYPNSPTPQVQVLNEEPNNNKTKLFGVPLQSKKRLHPEYGGSTAANMETHKARLVLEKDDIGLNLMPSST
- the LOC105774501 gene encoding heat stress transcription factor B-4 isoform X1, with the translated sequence MALMLDNCEGILLSLDSHKPVPAPFLTKTYQLVDDPTTDHIVSWGEDDTTFVVWRPPEFARDLLPNYFKHNNFSSFVRQLNTYGFRKIVPDRWEFANEYFKKGEKHLLCEIHRRKTAQPQVTAALNHYNHHHRHLHPQSPMVNNTHYGYLPFPSRVSISPPDSDEQTTNWCDSPPLSSTTGGGGSYNNSSVTALSEDNERLRRSNNLLISELAHMKKLYNDIIYFVQNHVKPVTPSNSYSPSLLLCAPNQHHFGYYPNSPTPQVQVLNEEPNNNKTKLFGVPLQSKKRLHPEYGGSTAANMETHKARLVLEKDDIGLNLMPSST